A single Nostoc sp. PCC 7107 DNA region contains:
- a CDS encoding SpoIID/LytB domain-containing protein: protein MKFQLFLGSLFSQVKFRHWWMGILLWIALVAPAQASVILRVAIERGVNQVKVGSSTSALVKDSTGRTLGQLPAMSAYYAQAISGGVALDKWQSGLFWIEPTGKGFVYIGDRWYRGRTLVVPTEKGLTAVNWVDAEEYLYSVLGGEMNSSWPQEALKAQAIAARTYALYEREKQRNNPIYDLGDSPDRWQIYKGVISESPTTYAAVDNTAGQVLTYNNKIILSVFHACSGGHTENVEDVWGNTLPYLRAVKDYDQDIKECNWVKTFSPAEISARISGVGNVKEIIPEKYSPFRSVKALKIVGDKGTKVLQGEAVRTTLKLRSTRFNVSKNADGSFVLQGLGFGHGLGMSQWGAYNLARRGINHLQILGHYYQGVALTPIKAK, encoded by the coding sequence ATGAAATTCCAACTGTTTTTAGGCTCTTTATTTTCTCAGGTTAAATTCCGGCATTGGTGGATGGGTATCCTCTTGTGGATTGCTTTGGTTGCTCCTGCTCAAGCATCGGTAATTTTACGCGTGGCCATTGAGAGGGGAGTTAATCAAGTAAAAGTCGGTAGTTCTACATCTGCTTTGGTTAAGGATAGTACCGGACGCACCCTAGGACAATTACCAGCCATGAGCGCATATTATGCTCAAGCAATTTCTGGAGGAGTTGCCTTAGATAAGTGGCAATCTGGGTTATTTTGGATTGAACCAACAGGTAAAGGATTTGTTTATATTGGCGATCGCTGGTATCGAGGTAGAACTTTAGTTGTCCCTACAGAAAAAGGCTTAACTGCGGTTAACTGGGTTGATGCCGAAGAATACCTTTACAGCGTCCTTGGTGGCGAAATGAATAGCAGCTGGCCACAAGAAGCTCTCAAAGCTCAAGCAATTGCTGCTCGGACTTACGCTCTCTACGAACGGGAAAAACAACGCAATAATCCTATTTATGATTTAGGTGATAGCCCTGATCGCTGGCAGATTTATAAAGGAGTTATCAGTGAATCTCCTACTACTTACGCTGCGGTGGATAACACGGCTGGGCAGGTACTTACTTATAACAACAAAATTATTCTCTCGGTGTTCCATGCTTGTTCTGGTGGACATACCGAAAATGTAGAAGATGTTTGGGGAAATACTTTGCCTTACCTGCGGGCTGTTAAAGACTACGATCAAGATATCAAAGAGTGTAATTGGGTGAAAACCTTCTCCCCTGCGGAAATTAGCGCCAGAATTTCTGGTGTTGGCAATGTCAAGGAAATAATTCCCGAAAAGTATTCACCTTTTCGCAGTGTCAAAGCTTTAAAAATTGTGGGAGACAAAGGTACAAAAGTTCTACAAGGTGAAGCAGTACGTACCACACTGAAACTGAGAAGTACCCGCTTTAATGTGAGTAAAAATGCAGATGGGAGTTTTGTGCTACAAGGCTTAGGTTTTGGTCATGGGTTAGGAATGAGCCAATGGGGCGCATACAATCTAGCTCGACGCGGTATTAACCACCTGCAAATTTTAGGTCATTATTATCAAGGTGTAGCTCTTACACCGATTAAGGCGAAATAA
- a CDS encoding polysaccharide biosynthesis tyrosine autokinase, giving the protein MIFNQQQIMFNLPTQKVTIKQVSAILRRRRFLVLSVSCAVMSVVGLIAVNTKSNYQSSMQLLVSSYPQPGIITSNIMNGTDSNILDFNLPVVDYTDQINIVLNPKLIEQAVSLLRSDYPDITIEDINGKQAQLIVAKLDEKIITNNVPSQILEISFSDSDPVKTKRVLAALQQVYQNYNIQQQKEPLNKGLAFINARIPQLKKEVNQAEKNLEYFRRKYNLLDPEIQTKILIESLAGVQQQLQITRAQMQDVQARYNNLQQEVATSARKARINSHLNQSSRYQTILNDFKKTELTLAIEQKRYTDESPVIQQLKEQRQNQLWLLKKEVNQLLEDIKQPNANPEQTEGVDPRLLQELFQVQTTALGLVANEKSLAETEQKLRLEFSKYPSLIAQYNRLLPEAKAKRKQLEQLLQAQQSLGLKIAQGGMEWQVLEEPSLGKLRGINRLSLLLGGMIVSPILGIAVALSWGMFTRTIYSTKELQQSTNLRLLGSVPKLAPRGLKKWLPNISGNKQQNINYYFGETDSWLPCHETLDILYQNLQISKYSLHSKSLMFTSALSGEGKTTLLLGLAASAARMHRRILLIDANFQYPNLHKILQLSNDWGLSLLLLDETSNHIHNYIQPVHPLIDVLTTGPQPEDTIRLLSSQRMKELIKQFEQTYDLVLVDAPPILGTADARILAGYCQEIVMVGRMGQLTQSDLIQSQEILSQLNLIGIIANGVRSHQQV; this is encoded by the coding sequence ATGATTTTTAATCAACAGCAAATCATGTTCAACTTGCCAACTCAAAAAGTTACTATTAAACAAGTATCTGCTATTTTGCGTCGCCGCCGCTTTTTAGTGCTAAGTGTATCTTGTGCCGTAATGTCAGTTGTTGGCTTAATTGCTGTGAATACAAAATCTAATTACCAAAGTTCTATGCAATTGCTTGTCAGTTCTTATCCACAACCAGGAATCATAACTAGTAATATTATGAATGGAACTGATAGCAACATTTTAGATTTTAATCTACCAGTTGTAGATTACACAGATCAGATAAACATTGTTTTGAATCCCAAACTTATTGAACAAGCTGTATCTTTACTACGATCTGATTATCCAGATATTACAATAGAAGACATCAATGGTAAACAAGCGCAACTTATAGTAGCAAAATTAGATGAGAAAATTATAACTAATAATGTCCCTTCGCAAATATTAGAAATTTCTTTCAGTGATAGCGATCCAGTTAAAACAAAGAGAGTGCTTGCAGCACTACAACAAGTTTATCAAAACTATAATATTCAACAACAAAAAGAACCTTTAAATAAAGGTCTAGCTTTTATTAATGCTCGCATACCTCAACTAAAAAAAGAAGTTAATCAAGCAGAAAAAAACTTAGAATACTTTCGTCGAAAATATAATCTACTTGATCCAGAAATACAAACCAAAATTTTGATTGAATCTTTAGCTGGGGTGCAACAGCAATTGCAAATCACTCGCGCCCAGATGCAAGATGTACAAGCTCGCTACAATAATTTACAGCAAGAAGTAGCTACTTCAGCGCGTAAAGCTAGAATAAATTCACATTTAAACCAATCAAGTCGCTACCAAACAATATTAAATGATTTTAAAAAGACTGAACTAACTTTAGCGATAGAGCAGAAGCGCTACACAGATGAATCTCCCGTGATCCAACAACTGAAAGAACAACGCCAGAATCAGTTATGGCTCTTAAAAAAAGAGGTCAATCAATTATTAGAAGACATCAAACAACCCAATGCTAATCCAGAACAGACTGAGGGAGTTGACCCAAGACTATTACAAGAATTATTTCAAGTCCAAACCACAGCTTTAGGACTAGTCGCCAACGAAAAAAGTTTGGCTGAAACAGAACAAAAACTACGGCTTGAATTCAGTAAATATCCCAGCTTAATAGCACAATATAACCGTTTATTACCAGAGGCGAAAGCTAAACGTAAACAACTTGAACAACTGCTTCAAGCACAACAATCTTTGGGTTTAAAAATTGCCCAAGGAGGAATGGAATGGCAGGTGTTAGAAGAACCAAGTTTAGGTAAACTCAGAGGAATTAATAGATTATCACTCTTGTTAGGCGGTATGATAGTTAGTCCTATTTTAGGTATTGCCGTAGCCTTAAGCTGGGGAATGTTTACTCGGACTATTTACTCAACAAAAGAATTACAACAGTCAACAAATTTACGATTACTGGGGTCGGTTCCCAAATTAGCGCCAAGAGGATTGAAGAAATGGCTACCAAATATTTCGGGAAATAAACAACAGAATATAAATTATTATTTTGGAGAAACTGATAGTTGGTTGCCATGTCATGAAACGTTAGATATCCTCTACCAAAACCTTCAGATATCCAAGTATTCTTTACATTCCAAATCTTTGATGTTTACTTCAGCATTATCTGGGGAAGGTAAGACTACTTTGTTATTAGGACTGGCGGCTAGTGCGGCTCGAATGCACAGACGCATTCTGTTAATTGACGCTAACTTTCAGTATCCTAACTTACATAAAATTCTGCAATTATCCAATGATTGGGGTTTATCTCTATTATTACTAGATGAAACAAGCAACCATATTCATAATTATATTCAACCTGTTCATCCGTTAATTGATGTTTTGACTACTGGGCCTCAACCAGAAGATACTATTAGGTTGCTCAGTTCTCAGCGAATGAAAGAACTGATTAAACAGTTTGAGCAAACTTATGATTTAGTGCTAGTTGATGCCCCGCCAATTTTAGGCACGGCCGATGCGAGAATTTTAGCTGGATATTGCCAAGAAATTGTCATGGTAGGGCGTATGGGTCAACTTACCCAAAGTGATTTAATTCAATCTCAAGAAATCTTAAGCCAGTTAAATTTAATTGGTATTATCGCTAATGGCGTAAGAAGCCACCAACAGGTTTAG
- the petN gene encoding cytochrome b6-f complex subunit PetN, giving the protein MGILTLGWVSLLVVFTWSIAMVVWGRNGL; this is encoded by the coding sequence ATGGGAATTTTGACATTGGGTTGGGTATCACTACTCGTTGTGTTCACTTGGTCGATCGCAATGGTAGTTTGGGGACGCAACGGACTGTAG
- a CDS encoding GAF domain-containing protein yields the protein MENSSTIKPNSQQPEYQSDNSSSLYQSEKQKTLSGVISRIRETLDIDTIFKITVTEVRQLLKTDRVGVFRFYPELGWEGEFIYEDVGSEWVSALTAKLKDHCFAKEFAGLYQEGRIHAMADIYQAGVSDCHVQILERFQVRANIAASLMKGKDLWGLLCIHQCSDSRQWEESEIEFVQLIAAHLGVALQQADYLEQVKIQSTQLAQAQARAKAAEWQRIIAITVEKIRQSLDIESIFRTSTAEIRQLLNADRVAIYRFNSDWSGEFIFESVADGWISLIDEQSTQPQLKENVSECSVKDLAETPIMDTYLQDTEGGTFTRSEVYRICHDIYDYGFTDCYVKLLESYQARAYVIIAIYHGQKLWGLLAVYQNSGRRDWQEDEVYLLTQVSTQLGVALQQAEFLQQMQLQAAEISKAAERQRALANTVEKIRQSLDIDAIFNTTTQEVRRLLDVERVAIYRFYPDWSGEFVADSIVDGWNPSVKPQPVTERVLLKETQAGKYPRHEVFVPISQGEKLWGLLVAYKNSQPRYWQDEEINLLAQVGIQLGVALQQAEALKQVQLQAEQLAKAAERERKAAEREKALAVTVEKIRQSLDLNTIFVTSTQEVQRLLEVDQVTIYRFRPDWSGEFVAESAAPGWVSVRKLLNVIANDYLQQTQGGDFAKGHTLVVRDIYSNQDAHKYISLSQLMEARSYMIVPIFQGDKLWGLLAAYHNTAARNWQEDEVDLLVQIGNQLGVGLQQAELLEQTQRQKEEITQTLKELQQTQSQLIQSEKMAGLGQLVAGIAHEINNPISFIFGNITYLNDYTEDLLTLLRMYQKSYPKAKAEIREFCEQIDVDFIASDLPKMLTSMTMGADRISQLVLSLRTFARLDEAEKKPVDLHEGIESTLLILQHRLQGNDNSPVIEVIKEYGELPRVICYAAQMNQVFMNILNNAIDALGDAVVENKITDQPKIWIQTRVKAESIIQIKIADNGCGIPHNLRSRIFEPFFTTKQPGQGTGLGLSISYQIVVDKHGGQLKCVSPAGKGCEMWIEIPMLSRDTAM from the coding sequence ATGGAAAACTCTTCTACCATAAAACCGAATTCACAACAACCAGAATATCAGTCAGATAATTCATCCTCCCTATATCAAAGTGAAAAACAAAAAACCTTGTCTGGAGTAATTTCTCGGATTAGAGAAACTTTAGATATAGATACTATATTTAAAATTACAGTTACAGAAGTCCGACAGTTACTAAAAACCGATCGCGTGGGTGTGTTTCGTTTTTATCCTGAGTTGGGATGGGAAGGAGAATTTATCTATGAAGATGTAGGCTCAGAATGGGTTTCGGCATTAACTGCCAAACTAAAAGATCACTGCTTTGCTAAAGAATTTGCCGGACTGTACCAGGAAGGCAGAATTCATGCAATGGCTGACATATATCAAGCTGGTGTCAGCGATTGCCATGTCCAAATTTTAGAAAGATTTCAAGTCCGGGCTAACATAGCAGCCTCATTAATGAAAGGAAAAGACTTATGGGGATTGTTATGTATTCATCAATGTAGTGACTCTCGGCAATGGGAAGAGTCTGAAATTGAGTTTGTGCAACTTATCGCCGCACATTTAGGAGTTGCTCTACAACAAGCCGATTACCTCGAACAAGTCAAAATCCAATCGACACAACTAGCACAAGCACAAGCTAGAGCAAAAGCAGCTGAATGGCAGAGAATTATTGCTATCACCGTCGAGAAAATTCGCCAGTCTCTAGATATCGAAAGTATTTTCCGCACCAGCACAGCAGAAATTCGACAGCTGCTAAACGCCGATCGCGTCGCAATTTATCGCTTCAATTCTGACTGGAGTGGCGAATTTATCTTTGAATCAGTCGCCGATGGTTGGATTTCACTCATCGATGAACAGTCAACACAACCACAATTAAAAGAAAATGTTAGCGAGTGTAGCGTTAAAGACTTAGCTGAAACTCCTATCATGGATACTTATTTACAAGATACGGAGGGAGGCACTTTTACTAGAAGTGAAGTATATCGTATTTGTCATGATATCTATGATTATGGTTTTACAGACTGCTACGTCAAACTTTTAGAAAGCTATCAAGCCAGAGCTTACGTTATTATTGCCATTTACCACGGTCAAAAGCTCTGGGGTTTATTAGCCGTTTACCAAAACTCTGGCCGCCGCGATTGGCAAGAAGATGAAGTTTACTTACTTACCCAAGTTAGCACTCAACTAGGTGTAGCCTTACAACAAGCAGAATTTTTACAACAAATGCAGCTACAAGCAGCAGAAATTAGTAAAGCTGCGGAACGTCAAAGAGCGCTGGCAAATACTGTAGAAAAAATTCGCCAGTCCCTAGATATTGACGCTATTTTTAACACCACTACCCAAGAAGTGAGAAGACTGTTGGATGTGGAACGAGTAGCAATTTATCGCTTTTACCCTGACTGGAGTGGTGAATTTGTTGCTGATTCCATTGTTGATGGTTGGAATCCCAGTGTGAAACCCCAACCTGTCACAGAACGCGTATTGCTCAAAGAAACACAAGCTGGCAAATATCCCCGTCATGAAGTGTTTGTGCCAATTTCTCAAGGTGAAAAGTTGTGGGGCTTGTTAGTCGCTTATAAAAACTCTCAGCCCCGTTATTGGCAAGATGAAGAAATCAACTTACTAGCGCAAGTAGGTATACAGCTAGGTGTAGCATTACAACAAGCAGAAGCATTAAAACAAGTGCAGTTGCAAGCTGAACAATTAGCAAAAGCCGCCGAACGAGAACGCAAAGCCGCCGAACGAGAAAAGGCGTTAGCTGTTACAGTCGAGAAAATCCGCCAATCCCTGGACTTGAACACAATTTTTGTCACCAGTACCCAAGAAGTTCAGCGTTTATTGGAAGTAGATCAGGTGACAATCTATCGTTTTCGTCCCGATTGGAGTGGGGAATTTGTCGCTGAGTCAGCAGCCCCAGGTTGGGTATCGGTACGCAAACTGTTGAATGTGATTGCTAATGACTACTTGCAACAAACTCAAGGAGGTGACTTTGCTAAAGGACATACCCTTGTAGTTAGAGATATTTATAGCAATCAAGATGCTCATAAATATATATCTTTGAGCCAGTTGATGGAAGCGCGATCGTATATGATTGTGCCAATTTTTCAGGGCGATAAACTTTGGGGATTACTAGCTGCATATCACAACACCGCAGCACGTAATTGGCAAGAAGATGAAGTAGATTTATTGGTGCAGATTGGGAATCAATTAGGAGTAGGACTTCAGCAAGCAGAATTACTTGAACAAACTCAAAGGCAAAAAGAAGAAATAACACAAACTCTCAAAGAATTGCAGCAAACTCAAAGTCAGTTAATTCAAAGCGAGAAAATGGCTGGGTTAGGGCAGTTAGTTGCAGGTATAGCCCATGAAATTAACAATCCAATTAGTTTTATTTTTGGGAATATTACTTATTTGAATGACTATACTGAAGATTTGCTGACATTGCTGCGGATGTATCAGAAATCCTATCCCAAAGCTAAAGCAGAAATCCGAGAGTTTTGCGAACAAATAGATGTAGATTTTATTGCTAGTGATTTACCTAAGATGCTCACTTCGATGACGATGGGAGCAGACCGAATTTCGCAATTAGTGTTGTCTTTACGCACTTTTGCACGACTGGATGAAGCAGAAAAGAAACCTGTTGATCTACATGAAGGTATTGAAAGTACTTTGTTAATTTTGCAACATCGGTTGCAAGGAAATGATAATTCTCCTGTTATTGAAGTTATTAAAGAATATGGTGAATTACCTCGTGTAATCTGCTATGCAGCCCAGATGAATCAGGTTTTTATGAATATTCTCAATAATGCGATTGATGCTTTAGGAGATGCAGTGGTTGAGAATAAAATCACTGACCAACCAAAAATTTGGATTCAGACAAGAGTTAAAGCAGAGAGTATTATTCAAATTAAGATTGCTGACAATGGTTGTGGCATTCCTCATAATCTGCGATCGCGCATTTTTGAACCATTTTTTACTACCAAACAACCAGGACAAGGTACTGGTTTAGGTTTATCGATCAGCTACCAAATTGTTGTAGACAAACACGGCGGTCAACTCAAGTGTGTTTCTCCAGCGGGGAAAGGTTGCGAGATGTGGATAGAAATTCCTATGTTATCAAGAGATACAGCTATGTAG
- a CDS encoding ssl1498 family light-harvesting-like protein produces MYTTINEDGVLNNYATEPQVYCAEFPTIWEQRRYVLQGAVAATFVTALVLFAFAIS; encoded by the coding sequence ATGTACACCACAATTAATGAAGACGGTGTTCTCAATAACTACGCAACTGAACCCCAGGTTTACTGCGCTGAGTTCCCAACAATTTGGGAACAACGCCGTTATGTTTTACAAGGCGCAGTTGCTGCTACGTTTGTGACTGCTTTAGTTTTGTTTGCTTTTGCAATTAGCTAA
- a CDS encoding trans-aconitate 2-methyltransferase yields the protein MNNISLSNDNWNAFLYQEKHAFVWQYGEDLLQWLNPKPGELILDLGCGTGQLSAKIAESGAEVIGIDSAITMIDKARQNYPNLRFEVADARNLQIEQSFDAVFSNATLHWIKEAEAAIASIYQTLKPGGRFVAEFGGKGNVQAIVQALYVAFAQIGLPNPQALNPWYFPSISGYTTLLEKQGFEVNQAILFSRPTPLADGKVGIKNWLQMFGSSFLSPLSAEEQVEVVRIVEDYLQPTLYRDHTWTADYRRIRIFAIKV from the coding sequence ATGAATAATATTTCGTTATCCAACGATAATTGGAATGCGTTTCTTTATCAAGAAAAACACGCTTTTGTGTGGCAATATGGCGAAGATTTGTTGCAATGGCTGAACCCCAAGCCAGGAGAGTTAATTTTAGATTTAGGTTGTGGAACTGGTCAACTTTCAGCCAAAATTGCTGAGTCTGGTGCTGAGGTGATAGGAATTGATAGCGCTATCACCATGATTGACAAAGCGAGACAAAATTATCCAAATTTACGTTTTGAAGTTGCTGATGCCCGGAACTTGCAAATAGAGCAGTCCTTCGATGCCGTATTTTCTAATGCTACCTTGCATTGGATCAAAGAAGCAGAGGCCGCGATCGCATCTATATATCAAACACTCAAACCAGGTGGGCGTTTTGTGGCTGAGTTCGGTGGTAAAGGCAACGTCCAGGCGATCGTACAAGCATTGTACGTTGCTTTTGCACAAATTGGTCTACCCAATCCCCAAGCCTTAAACCCTTGGTATTTTCCCAGTATTAGTGGGTATACCACCTTACTTGAGAAACAAGGGTTTGAAGTTAACCAGGCTATTTTGTTTTCTCGTCCCACGCCTTTAGCTGATGGAAAAGTAGGTATAAAAAATTGGCTACAAATGTTTGGTAGTAGTTTTTTATCACCATTATCTGCTGAGGAACAAGTAGAAGTTGTGCGTATAGTGGAAGATTATCTTCAGCCCACACTTTACCGAGATCATACTTGGACAGCAGACTATCGAAGAATTCGCATCTTCGCTATCAAAGTTTAG
- a CDS encoding extracellular solute-binding protein — MDRRSFLLSTGGLALSQLLVGCDNKNQAKLSIQLLKSSIPSQVVDKFSQALQPKAQLKFAPVDQIQNLYQQLQSWQEQPKTNDKQAWTRWIPFINSQTTTVVDLVSLGDYWLKSAIEQKLIQPLEAAEVQKLQYWSKLDERWRQLVTRNDQGILDPQGKVWAAPYRWGSTVIVYDRHKFRELGWQPQDWSDLWRDGLRSHISLLDNPREVIGLVLKKFGKSYNTENLDTVPNLEKELQTLNQQVKFYSSNTYLEPLVTGDTWLAVGWSSDVLPLLSRYPQLNAVIPQSGTAIWADLWVRPTKASKNDISSKWIDFCWQPDIAKQITAKTKTNSPIFADIAATDIQEPIRSLLQTNHQVFSKSEFLLALPTSTAKQYESLFTKIKTS; from the coding sequence ATGGATCGACGATCATTTTTGCTCAGTACAGGTGGATTGGCACTGTCGCAACTACTGGTTGGGTGTGACAATAAAAACCAAGCCAAACTCAGCATTCAATTATTGAAAAGTTCTATTCCTAGCCAAGTAGTTGATAAATTTAGCCAAGCTTTGCAGCCAAAAGCGCAGCTAAAATTTGCCCCAGTTGACCAAATCCAAAATTTATATCAGCAATTGCAGAGTTGGCAAGAACAACCAAAAACCAACGATAAGCAAGCTTGGACTCGCTGGATTCCATTTATCAATTCGCAAACAACTACTGTAGTTGACTTGGTAAGTTTGGGAGATTATTGGCTAAAAAGCGCCATTGAACAGAAATTAATTCAACCGCTAGAAGCAGCAGAAGTCCAAAAATTACAATATTGGTCGAAATTGGATGAAAGATGGCGACAACTAGTAACGCGCAATGACCAAGGTATCTTAGATCCTCAAGGCAAAGTGTGGGCTGCGCCTTATCGGTGGGGTAGTACAGTGATTGTATACGATCGCCATAAATTCCGAGAATTGGGATGGCAACCACAAGATTGGAGTGATTTGTGGCGGGATGGATTGCGATCGCACATTTCTTTACTAGATAATCCTAGAGAAGTAATTGGGTTAGTGTTAAAGAAATTCGGCAAATCATACAACACCGAAAATCTCGACACTGTACCCAACCTCGAAAAAGAACTACAAACCTTAAACCAACAAGTAAAATTCTACAGTTCTAATACCTATTTAGAACCTCTAGTTACTGGCGACACTTGGTTAGCCGTTGGTTGGTCTAGTGATGTGTTACCACTGCTATCACGTTATCCGCAACTCAATGCAGTTATTCCTCAGTCAGGAACAGCCATCTGGGCAGATTTATGGGTACGTCCCACAAAAGCCAGCAAAAACGACATATCATCTAAATGGATTGATTTTTGTTGGCAACCAGACATAGCCAAGCAAATTACTGCCAAGACCAAAACCAATTCACCAATTTTTGCCGATATTGCAGCTACCGATATTCAAGAACCAATACGTAGTTTGTTACAGACAAATCATCAAGTTTTCTCTAAAAGTGAATTCCTGCTGGCTTTACCGACATCAACAGCTAAACAGTATGAATCTCTGTTTACCAAAATCAAAACCAGCTAA
- a CDS encoding dienelactone hydrolase family protein: MQIAKRNVELRVDDSLMRVYVASPQPAGTYPGILFYSDIYQLGSPMIRLVNYLAGFGYVVAAPEIFHRLEPIGAVIEPDDLGRMRGNDDARRTAIAEYDTDCQAVIDFLKADAAVNPDKIGTLGFCIGGHLSFRAAFHSDIKAAVCCYPTGIPSGKLGKGIADTIHRVSEISGEVLLILGTLDPHIPERDRHILMKAITDANVTHQVFLYEAEHTFMRDDGYRYDAVATTSAWTEIITFLARIFP; the protein is encoded by the coding sequence GTGCAAATCGCTAAGCGCAATGTTGAGTTAAGGGTAGATGACAGCTTAATGCGGGTTTATGTCGCCTCTCCTCAACCAGCCGGAACTTACCCAGGCATTTTGTTTTACAGTGATATTTATCAATTAGGTAGTCCGATGATTCGCTTGGTTAATTACCTAGCAGGATTTGGCTATGTTGTCGCCGCACCCGAAATTTTTCATCGTCTGGAACCCATTGGTGCAGTTATTGAACCAGATGATTTGGGGAGAATGCGGGGAAATGATGATGCACGTCGCACGGCGATCGCAGAGTATGATACGGATTGTCAAGCTGTAATTGATTTTCTTAAGGCTGACGCGGCTGTGAATCCTGATAAAATTGGTACTCTCGGCTTTTGCATTGGCGGACATTTATCGTTTCGCGCCGCCTTCCACAGTGACATTAAAGCTGCTGTCTGCTGCTACCCGACTGGTATTCCTAGCGGCAAACTCGGTAAAGGTATAGCTGATACTATTCATAGAGTGAGTGAAATTTCAGGCGAAGTGCTGCTGATACTTGGTACTCTTGATCCTCACATTCCCGAAAGAGATCGCCATATATTAATGAAAGCTATTACAGATGCTAATGTAACTCATCAAGTATTTTTATATGAAGCTGAACATACATTTATGCGTGATGATGGTTATCGTTACGATGCTGTTGCGACTACCTCTGCTTGGACAGAAATCATCACCTTCTTAGCCAGAATATTTCCCTAG
- the nifH gene encoding nitrogenase iron protein, whose protein sequence is MAIDKKIRQIAFYGKGGIGKSTTSQNTLAAMAEMGQRILIVGCDPKADSTRLMLHSKAQTTVLHLAAERGAVEDLELEEVMLTGFRGVRCVESGGPEPGVGCAGRGIITAINFLEENGAYQDVDFVSYDVLGDVVCGGFAMPIREGKAQEIYIVTSGEMMAMYAANNIARGILKYAHTGGVRLGGLICNSRNVDREIELIETLAKRLNTQMIHYVPRDNIVQHAELRRMTVNEYAPDSAQGNEYRTLANKIINNENLKIPTPIEMEELEELLIEFGILESEENAAKMLATPAESSK, encoded by the coding sequence ATGGCTATTGACAAAAAAATCAGACAAATCGCTTTCTACGGTAAAGGCGGTATTGGTAAATCTACCACTTCTCAAAACACCTTGGCAGCTATGGCTGAAATGGGTCAACGCATCCTAATCGTAGGTTGCGACCCTAAAGCTGACTCTACCCGTTTGATGCTGCACTCTAAAGCACAAACTACAGTATTACACTTGGCTGCTGAACGTGGTGCAGTAGAAGACTTAGAACTCGAAGAAGTAATGCTCACAGGCTTCCGTGGTGTTCGTTGCGTAGAGTCTGGTGGCCCAGAACCCGGTGTAGGTTGCGCTGGTCGTGGTATTATCACCGCTATTAACTTCTTAGAAGAAAACGGTGCTTACCAAGACGTTGACTTCGTATCTTATGACGTATTAGGCGACGTTGTGTGTGGTGGTTTCGCAATGCCTATCCGTGAAGGTAAAGCACAAGAAATCTACATCGTTACCTCCGGTGAAATGATGGCGATGTACGCTGCAAACAACATCGCTCGCGGTATTTTAAAATATGCACACACAGGCGGCGTGCGTTTGGGTGGTTTGATTTGTAACAGCCGGAACGTTGACAGAGAAATCGAATTGATCGAAACTCTGGCAAAACGCTTGAACACCCAAATGATTCACTACGTACCCCGCGACAATATTGTTCAACACGCTGAATTGCGTCGGATGACAGTTAACGAGTACGCACCCGATAGCGCACAAGGTAATGAATACCGCACCTTGGCTAACAAAATCATCAACAACGAAAATCTCAAAATTCCTACCCCAATTGAAATGGAAGAATTGGAAGAATTGTTGATTGAGTTCGGTATTCTCGAAAGCGAAGAAAATGCTGCCAAAATGCTTGCTACACCAGCTGAAAGCAGCAAGTAA